One Brevibacillus choshinensis genomic window carries:
- a CDS encoding RluA family pseudouridine synthase: MSRKDWIEYTVTEEEAGMNVEQIVRQKLNVSGRMMQRLTRSKGILLNRKQPFLQRQVKAGDQVAIRVVERQPDRQPQHDTSRVKVQTQAPAPSTHVLPVELLYEDDHLLIANKPAGMMVHPIKEEQDGTLVHALAAHFAPRGEQLSIHPVHRLDKDTSGAILLAKSSYGHQIADRLLREGGIHREYVAVVSGVLENERGTIDAPIGRDPGHPTKRRVVEGGDAAITHYEVIQRSSHMSMVRVWLETGRTHQIRVHFEHIGHPLAGDTMYGGTRGLLRRQALHASSLAFHHPLRNEKLQCEAPLPTDLKRLIAAEFE; encoded by the coding sequence GTGAGCCGCAAAGACTGGATCGAATATACCGTCACTGAAGAGGAAGCAGGAATGAATGTAGAGCAGATCGTTCGGCAAAAGCTGAACGTATCGGGGCGTATGATGCAGCGGCTGACGAGAAGCAAGGGGATTTTGCTCAACCGAAAGCAGCCTTTTTTACAGCGCCAGGTAAAGGCGGGAGATCAAGTCGCGATCCGGGTCGTGGAGCGACAGCCAGATAGACAGCCGCAGCATGATACGTCGCGAGTGAAAGTACAGACACAGGCCCCTGCCCCAAGCACTCATGTCCTGCCGGTCGAGCTTTTGTACGAGGACGATCATCTGTTGATTGCGAACAAACCGGCAGGCATGATGGTGCACCCGATAAAAGAGGAGCAGGATGGGACGCTGGTCCATGCATTGGCAGCCCACTTTGCCCCGCGAGGAGAGCAATTGAGCATCCACCCTGTACATCGCCTCGACAAGGATACCTCTGGAGCCATTCTGCTCGCCAAAAGCAGCTATGGACATCAAATCGCGGATCGTTTACTGCGGGAAGGGGGCATCCACCGGGAATATGTGGCCGTCGTCAGCGGAGTGCTGGAGAATGAACGGGGAACCATCGATGCGCCAATCGGCCGCGACCCGGGGCATCCGACCAAGCGAAGAGTCGTAGAGGGAGGAGATGCAGCGATCACGCATTATGAGGTAATCCAGCGGTCTTCGCACATGTCGATGGTGCGTGTCTGGCTGGAGACGGGCCGAACCCACCAGATTCGGGTTCATTTCGAGCACATCGGCCATCCCCTGGCAGGAGATACGATGTACGGAGGTACCAGAGGTTTGTTACGCAGACAAGCACTTCATGCATCGTCACTGGCGTTCCACCATCCGCTGCGGAATGAAAAGCT
- a CDS encoding aminopeptidase: protein MLDTRLVKLAENLLSHSVRLEAKESLLIEVRGEGHALAKELVKQAYGKGAYPFVRIIDPSIQRELMMGASEERAAHLAKWEEPMFKDLDTYIVINGPTNDSEMADVPVERRRAHQKVMQELNDFLISNVRWTLLNYPTAAMAQSANMSTEAFEDFYFNVCSVDYKNMHEAFLPLKELMDRTDRVRLVGKGTDLHFSIKDIPNVICSGLRNIPDGEIFTAPVRDSVNGTITFNTPTSYMGTKFENVKLTFENGKIVEATSNNTEKLNQIFDTDEGARYIGEFAIGVHPYILHPMNDILFDEKIAGSFHFTPGRAYDNADNGNRSQIHWDMVNIQRPEYGGGEIWFDDVLIRKDGLFVLPELQGLNPENLKG from the coding sequence ATGTTGGATACAAGACTGGTCAAATTGGCCGAAAATTTGCTAAGCCACTCGGTTCGCCTGGAAGCAAAGGAAAGTCTGCTGATTGAGGTGCGGGGAGAAGGTCACGCGCTGGCCAAGGAATTGGTCAAGCAAGCGTACGGAAAAGGTGCCTATCCATTTGTTCGCATCATCGATCCGAGCATTCAACGAGAGCTGATGATGGGGGCGAGTGAAGAACGTGCTGCCCATCTGGCGAAATGGGAAGAGCCGATGTTCAAGGATCTGGATACGTACATTGTCATCAATGGTCCGACAAACGACAGCGAAATGGCAGATGTCCCGGTTGAACGTCGCCGCGCTCACCAGAAAGTGATGCAGGAGCTGAACGATTTCCTGATTTCGAACGTTCGCTGGACACTGCTCAACTACCCGACAGCTGCGATGGCGCAGAGTGCGAATATGTCGACAGAAGCATTTGAAGACTTTTATTTCAATGTCTGCTCCGTTGACTACAAAAACATGCACGAGGCGTTCCTGCCGCTGAAGGAACTGATGGATCGCACAGACAGAGTGCGTCTCGTTGGAAAAGGTACCGACCTTCACTTCTCCATCAAAGATATCCCGAATGTGATCTGCTCCGGTCTGCGCAACATTCCGGATGGGGAGATTTTCACTGCGCCTGTGCGTGACTCCGTAAACGGGACCATCACGTTCAATACGCCAACGAGCTACATGGGCACGAAGTTTGAAAACGTCAAATTGACTTTTGAAAATGGAAAGATCGTCGAGGCGACTTCCAACAACACCGAAAAGCTCAACCAAATCTTTGACACGGACGAGGGAGCTCGCTACATCGGGGAATTTGCGATCGGCGTACATCCATACATTCTGCATCCGATGAACGACATTCTGTTCGATGAGAAAATCGCGGGCAGCTTCCACTTCACGCCAGGACGCGCCTATGACAATGCCGACAACGGCAACCGCAGCCAAATCCACTGGGACATGGTAAACATCCAGCGCCCAGAGTACGGCGGCGGAGAAATCTGGTTTGATGACGTGCTGATCCGCAAAGACGGACTGTTCGTTCTGCCGGAGCTGCAAGGACTGAACCCGGAAAATCTGAAGGGGTAA
- the mnmH gene encoding tRNA 2-selenouridine(34) synthase MnmH, protein MQEITVQELLVKGYANLVDVRSPGEFARESIPGAVNIPLFSDEERARVGTTYKQVGQEAAQWLGMQIVSPKMESVMQAIKQRGEEWGEPPTIFCWRGGMRSRAMATFATFSGLKVRRLQGGYRAYRQHVLETIAPYELQVPVFLLHGMTGVGKTELLRRLEEKGLPVLDLERMAGHRGSVFGHIGKGKPANQKMFDARLFETLQRNREARFFVMEAESKRIGNAILPSFLMDAKQHAIHVQVTAPLDVRVQRIYDDYVVPFSWRPDFAEKVEKAYTSISRRIPTEQAALLRTALEERDYRTAIASLLVHYYDPRYQNKQSEYVERLEHHVDTTDLEAAVNQITGIIEKSLPIR, encoded by the coding sequence TTGCAAGAGATAACCGTTCAGGAATTACTAGTCAAAGGCTATGCCAATTTGGTGGACGTCCGCTCGCCGGGAGAGTTCGCCAGGGAGTCCATTCCAGGGGCAGTCAACATTCCCTTGTTTAGCGATGAAGAGCGGGCGCGAGTAGGGACGACCTACAAACAGGTGGGACAGGAAGCGGCTCAATGGCTCGGCATGCAAATCGTTTCCCCCAAAATGGAATCCGTCATGCAGGCGATCAAGCAGCGGGGAGAAGAATGGGGAGAACCACCGACGATCTTTTGCTGGCGCGGCGGCATGCGCAGCAGAGCGATGGCGACGTTCGCTACGTTTTCAGGGCTGAAGGTCCGACGATTGCAAGGCGGGTACCGAGCGTACCGTCAGCATGTGCTGGAGACAATCGCCCCGTATGAGCTGCAAGTCCCTGTCTTCCTGCTACACGGTATGACAGGGGTAGGGAAAACAGAACTTCTTCGCAGACTGGAGGAAAAGGGACTACCCGTGCTCGACCTGGAGCGAATGGCTGGGCATCGCGGCTCCGTTTTCGGGCATATCGGGAAAGGCAAGCCGGCCAATCAGAAGATGTTTGATGCGAGATTGTTCGAAACGCTGCAAAGGAATCGGGAAGCACGCTTTTTTGTCATGGAGGCGGAAAGCAAACGGATTGGAAACGCGATATTGCCTTCCTTTTTGATGGATGCCAAACAGCATGCCATCCATGTTCAGGTCACCGCCCCTTTGGATGTTCGGGTGCAAAGAATCTACGATGACTACGTTGTCCCTTTTTCTTGGCGGCCCGATTTCGCAGAAAAGGTAGAGAAGGCGTACACCTCCATCTCCAGGAGAATTCCAACCGAGCAGGCAGCCCTCTTGCGCACGGCGCTTGAGGAAAGAGACTATCGAACGGCGATAGCTTCTCTCCTGGTCCATTATTATGACCCGCGTTACCAGAACAAGCAGAGCGAATACGTAGAGAGACTGGAGCATCACGTAGACACGACCGATTTGGAAGCGGCGGTAAATCAGATCACGGGAATAATTGAAAAAAGTCTGCCCATTCGGTAA
- the selD gene encoding selenide, water dikinase SelD, translating into MSERVKLTSLTTKGGCGCKISPDALSAVLKNLPAPSQRDPRLLVGVETSDDAGVFQLTDDLAIVQTLDFFTPIVDDPYWFGQIAAANAISDVFAMGGKPITVLNIVGFPISKLDPSILTEILRGAADKVAEAGAVLVGGHSIDDPEPKFGLAVTGTVHPSRVLTNATAKPGDVLILTKPIGVGIQTTAIKRDALSEEQTELVMTVMATLNKYAAECMEGYPVHACTDVTGFGLLGHALEMAEGSQAGIRLYAGEVPILAGTRELAEQGIIPGGSKSNFRWVADRVQFPEEMEELDRLILCDAVTSGGLLISVPGDQGAQLLHELHQKGIEWAQIIGEVVSDHPGTIQVISDKS; encoded by the coding sequence ATGTCTGAAAGAGTGAAACTCACTTCCCTCACAACAAAAGGAGGGTGCGGATGCAAGATTAGCCCTGACGCCTTGTCCGCTGTTCTGAAAAACCTGCCGGCTCCCTCCCAGCGTGATCCCCGCTTGCTGGTCGGCGTGGAGACTTCTGATGACGCCGGCGTCTTTCAATTGACGGATGATCTGGCCATCGTCCAAACCCTCGACTTCTTTACCCCCATCGTCGACGATCCGTACTGGTTCGGGCAGATCGCTGCGGCCAATGCGATCAGCGATGTATTCGCTATGGGCGGCAAGCCGATTACGGTCCTGAACATCGTCGGATTCCCTATTTCCAAGCTGGACCCGTCGATTTTGACCGAGATTCTTCGCGGGGCCGCTGACAAGGTAGCCGAAGCAGGCGCGGTGCTCGTCGGCGGACACTCCATCGATGACCCTGAGCCGAAATTCGGGCTGGCCGTTACGGGTACGGTACATCCCTCTCGCGTCCTGACCAATGCCACAGCCAAGCCAGGCGACGTGTTGATCCTGACCAAGCCGATCGGCGTCGGTATCCAGACGACCGCGATCAAGCGCGACGCCTTGTCCGAGGAGCAGACGGAGCTCGTCATGACCGTCATGGCTACTTTGAACAAATACGCAGCCGAATGCATGGAAGGCTATCCTGTTCATGCTTGCACGGATGTGACAGGCTTTGGATTATTGGGCCATGCGCTGGAAATGGCGGAGGGCAGCCAGGCAGGCATCCGTCTCTATGCAGGGGAAGTTCCCATTCTGGCAGGTACGCGTGAGCTGGCGGAGCAAGGCATCATTCCCGGCGGCAGCAAGTCCAACTTCCGCTGGGTGGCTGATCGCGTGCAATTCCCTGAGGAAATGGAAGAGCTGGATCGCCTGATCTTGTGTGACGCCGTTACCTCCGGGGGACTGTTGATCAGCGTCCCGGGAGATCAAGGAGCTCAGCTTTTACATGAGCTGCACCAGAAAGGAATCGAGTGGGCCCAGATCATTGGCGAAGTCGTCTCAGACCACCCAGGCACCATTCAAGTAATTTCCGATAAATCATAA
- a CDS encoding MDR family MFS transporter — protein MHWRSWDLNLKVRLVGELITHTFFWMYFPFMALYFSESFGKDVAGILLMVPPLLGMLSNLFGGYLADKVGRKPTMLLSLCTSSVMFALFAFSGSPLIDYFAFIGIGIAGSLYWPASSAMVADLTTEEDRRLVFATFYTAMNMGVVAGPVLGSFFFVHYRFELLLVCTVIELLFACAIFFLVKETLPAEVRKEKAKERFSISQQFKGYAVIFRDKVFALYIGAGILVAIAFMQLDMYMALYVKEYVHNQPLVWWGDWTFNVGGTSAFGWLMGLNGLLVVLFTLPVTQWFQHWSDRNSMVISSVLYGFGMFLMAFTANIWLLFGCMFILTLGELIRTPVAQSFISKYAPEDARGQYMGASSLQFSIGRFIAPLAIGISQWLSPVGVFGIILAVSLISAYIYIRLFRMIPDESQQSPQT, from the coding sequence ATGCATTGGCGTTCATGGGATTTGAATTTAAAGGTCCGTTTAGTCGGAGAATTGATTACCCACACCTTTTTCTGGATGTACTTTCCGTTCATGGCTCTGTATTTCAGCGAATCGTTCGGCAAGGATGTCGCTGGCATTCTGCTGATGGTGCCACCGCTCCTCGGCATGCTGTCCAATCTGTTCGGCGGCTATTTGGCAGACAAGGTCGGACGCAAGCCGACGATGCTGCTCTCCCTCTGTACGTCGTCTGTCATGTTTGCGCTGTTCGCCTTTTCCGGCTCTCCGCTGATTGACTACTTCGCCTTCATCGGAATCGGGATTGCGGGCTCCCTGTATTGGCCGGCGAGCTCCGCAATGGTGGCAGACTTGACCACAGAGGAAGACCGTCGCCTTGTATTCGCTACGTTCTACACCGCCATGAACATGGGGGTAGTAGCCGGTCCCGTACTTGGCTCGTTTTTCTTCGTGCATTACCGCTTTGAGCTTTTGCTCGTCTGCACCGTCATCGAGCTCCTTTTTGCCTGCGCGATCTTCTTTTTGGTAAAGGAAACCTTGCCTGCTGAAGTGCGAAAAGAGAAAGCCAAAGAGCGCTTCTCTATTTCCCAGCAATTCAAGGGATACGCCGTCATTTTCCGTGACAAAGTGTTTGCCCTCTACATCGGTGCAGGCATCCTGGTCGCCATCGCCTTCATGCAGCTGGACATGTACATGGCGCTATACGTAAAAGAGTACGTGCACAATCAACCACTCGTCTGGTGGGGAGATTGGACCTTCAACGTAGGCGGGACCAGCGCATTCGGCTGGCTGATGGGACTCAACGGCTTGCTCGTGGTGCTGTTTACCCTTCCCGTCACTCAGTGGTTCCAGCATTGGAGCGACCGAAACAGCATGGTCATTTCGTCGGTTCTGTACGGCTTCGGCATGTTCCTCATGGCCTTTACGGCAAATATCTGGCTGTTGTTCGGCTGCATGTTCATCCTGACGCTCGGGGAGCTGATTCGCACACCTGTGGCGCAGAGCTTTATCAGCAAGTATGCACCTGAAGATGCTCGCGGACAATATATGGGGGCATCCTCCCTGCAATTTTCCATTGGCCGCTTCATCGCGCCTCTCGCCATAGGGATCTCCCAATGGCTGTCGCCAGTAGGCGTATTCGGGATCATTTTGGCTGTCTCGCTGATCAGTGCGTATATTTACATCCGCCTGTTCCGCATGATTCCAGACGAATCGCAGCAATCCCCCCAAACGTAA
- a CDS encoding DUF4855 domain-containing protein, with amino-acid sequence MSKKRMGNRFVAACLAFSTLLAAAAPMAGAASDPSRTTTTEAGTAQTAVQDQTTAFTDLGNSYAKDAINHLASLQIINGQGEGLFYPQKTISRQDIAVLLTKVAGLLPKSAKEASFADVPVDSPYAPYVYGLSELGVMNGRNDGTVGAADPLTRQELAVLLARLMKESHVAKAASTSATSYSDEEEMAGYAREAIADVTNQRWMQGANGKFNPLGTVTRAEAAVIAERVLNARYQQAEQAQFTLNAKSLSLMAGTSERLRVASANGEKLPFTPIFAFDRPELGTILPDGTFVAGPAPGRGNVTVTVGYHSETIPVEITNAPKTEENDQPVSSGEQAADTKVQVAEPADAAAPAEQTTATDSQEPAEEEEEAAESAEQDDLVNVAPGSFTSVKTFGPPDSYFQTVEKQYPGPVGGLVTPSEEWTGYNRQFGRKVTVTLSEAKPLERVALTFRQQKTSGITLPESMDVEVSRDGKAWSYAGKAVHDVPASEEKQVLRTLSVTLPDVEARYVRVSFPVKVFAFARQLEVWANENSRWDEAVLLPPPSPTQMMEDKKAGNRVENMLLAYSGAYGDRGNWTKDDFLPMVGYRTADGYMRDQMFDTILFLPYQDMPATKVGWQGYLNDLFGTNRQLDALNSAMREYNRLRGTLYTTPTQEKVVLALPYPNMNQTNFGKLADNKPSLSFNPTGIGEEQAYENRKQALEWYFQELQKRWNKAGYSYLQLEGIYWFHELIEDSAPKERDLIRSMASMVHDEALRFYWIPYYGAPGAGEWKSLYFDYAFLQPNYYSDKPVQLDRIEGVLDAISKYGMGVEIEGDERMYRDPKFYQTYYNQLVAAHKLGMDKNNVHAYYYGSKTLIQAATSTDQVVRGIYDDTYKWMRGKFDREEYYEANEMP; translated from the coding sequence ATGAGTAAGAAACGAATGGGGAACCGTTTCGTGGCTGCCTGTCTGGCGTTTTCTACGCTGTTGGCCGCGGCGGCTCCGATGGCAGGTGCTGCATCTGATCCGAGCCGTACAACCACGACTGAAGCCGGAACAGCTCAGACTGCCGTGCAAGACCAGACCACAGCGTTTACGGATCTGGGGAACAGCTATGCAAAAGATGCCATCAATCACTTGGCGTCCCTGCAAATCATCAATGGGCAGGGAGAAGGACTCTTTTATCCACAGAAAACCATTTCCCGGCAGGATATTGCCGTTTTGCTGACCAAGGTGGCCGGGTTGCTGCCAAAGTCGGCAAAAGAAGCAAGCTTTGCGGATGTTCCTGTGGATAGTCCGTACGCGCCGTACGTCTACGGATTATCCGAGCTGGGGGTCATGAATGGTAGAAATGACGGAACGGTAGGAGCAGCCGATCCCCTGACGAGACAAGAGCTGGCTGTGTTGCTCGCGCGACTGATGAAAGAAAGTCACGTAGCCAAAGCGGCAAGCACGAGTGCCACTTCCTACAGTGACGAGGAAGAAATGGCGGGCTATGCCCGTGAGGCGATCGCGGATGTCACCAATCAGCGCTGGATGCAGGGAGCGAATGGCAAGTTTAATCCGCTCGGAACCGTGACGCGTGCGGAAGCCGCTGTCATCGCGGAGCGTGTATTGAATGCCCGGTACCAGCAGGCGGAGCAAGCCCAGTTTACATTGAATGCCAAGAGCTTGAGCCTGATGGCAGGAACGAGCGAGCGCCTGAGGGTGGCGAGCGCGAATGGGGAAAAACTCCCGTTCACACCGATTTTTGCATTTGATCGTCCTGAGCTGGGCACGATTCTTCCGGATGGGACATTCGTGGCTGGTCCTGCACCTGGGAGGGGCAATGTGACGGTTACGGTGGGCTATCACAGCGAGACCATTCCCGTCGAGATTACGAATGCCCCTAAGACTGAGGAAAATGACCAGCCTGTCTCGTCTGGCGAGCAGGCAGCGGATACCAAGGTACAGGTTGCAGAACCAGCCGATGCCGCTGCACCTGCCGAGCAGACCACTGCCACAGACTCCCAAGAGCCTGCGGAAGAGGAGGAAGAAGCGGCTGAGTCGGCTGAACAGGACGATCTGGTCAACGTGGCACCGGGAAGCTTCACTTCGGTGAAAACGTTTGGACCGCCTGATTCATACTTCCAAACGGTGGAAAAGCAGTATCCAGGTCCGGTAGGCGGATTGGTGACGCCTTCGGAGGAATGGACGGGCTATAACCGTCAGTTCGGTCGAAAAGTGACCGTGACTCTTTCCGAAGCGAAGCCGCTGGAGCGGGTAGCGCTGACCTTCAGACAGCAAAAGACCTCGGGGATTACGCTTCCCGAGTCGATGGATGTAGAAGTATCTCGTGACGGCAAGGCTTGGTCTTACGCGGGGAAAGCTGTGCACGACGTTCCGGCATCGGAAGAAAAACAGGTGCTGCGTACGCTGAGTGTGACGCTCCCCGATGTGGAGGCACGCTACGTGCGGGTGTCCTTCCCGGTAAAGGTGTTTGCGTTTGCTCGTCAGCTGGAAGTCTGGGCGAACGAAAACAGCCGTTGGGACGAAGCGGTGCTGCTGCCGCCGCCAAGCCCGACGCAAATGATGGAGGATAAAAAGGCAGGAAATCGCGTAGAAAACATGCTGCTCGCTTATTCGGGTGCGTATGGAGACCGCGGCAACTGGACCAAGGATGATTTCCTGCCGATGGTGGGCTACCGCACGGCGGACGGCTATATGCGTGACCAAATGTTTGATACGATTCTCTTTTTGCCGTACCAGGATATGCCGGCAACGAAGGTGGGCTGGCAAGGCTATCTGAACGACCTGTTTGGGACCAATCGACAGCTGGATGCCTTGAACAGTGCCATGCGGGAGTACAATCGCCTGAGAGGGACCTTGTACACCACGCCGACACAGGAAAAAGTCGTTCTGGCACTGCCGTACCCGAATATGAATCAGACCAACTTCGGCAAGCTCGCCGATAACAAGCCATCCCTGTCATTTAATCCGACAGGCATCGGCGAAGAGCAAGCGTACGAAAACCGCAAGCAGGCGCTGGAATGGTACTTCCAGGAGCTGCAAAAACGTTGGAACAAAGCGGGGTATTCGTATCTGCAGCTGGAGGGGATTTACTGGTTCCATGAGCTGATCGAAGACAGTGCTCCGAAAGAACGCGATCTGATTCGCAGCATGGCGAGCATGGTCCATGATGAGGCGCTGCGTTTCTACTGGATTCCGTATTACGGCGCTCCCGGTGCCGGCGAGTGGAAGTCACTGTACTTCGATTATGCATTCCTGCAGCCGAACTACTACAGCGACAAGCCGGTGCAGCTGGATCGCATCGAAGGCGTGCTGGACGCCATCAGCAAGTACGGGATGGGAGTAGAGATCGAAGGGGATGAACGGATGTACCGTGATCCCAAGTTCTATCAGACCTATTACAACCAGCTGGTGGCTGCCCACAAGCTCGGTATGGACAAAAACAACGTGCATGCGTACTATTACGGCTCCAAAACGCTGATTCAGGCAGCGACGAGCACGGATCAGGTGGTGCGAGGCATTTACGACGATACGTACAAATGGATGCGCGGCAAGTTTGACCGGGAAGAGTATTATGAGGCAAACGAAATGCCGTAA
- a CDS encoding THUMP domain-containing class I SAM-dependent RNA methyltransferase — MQKVELIATATFGLESVVAEEVKALGYTDVQVENGKVTFTADISAIPRTNLWLRTADRVRLKIGEFQASTFDELFEKTKALPWADWITEDAAFPVEGKSVKSTLFSVPDCQAIVKKAVVESLKQTYKRDWFEEQGPLYKIEVALLKDVATLTIDTSGPGLHKRGYRELIGTAPLKETMAAALILLSRWKPDRVFMDPFCGSGTIPIEAALIGQNIAPGMNREFVSESWPTIPKAAWREARAETHDLARYDQKLEIIGTDIDEEILKIARRNASEAGVDELIHFQRMDVRDIRTKKKYGYLICNPPYGERLGEWKQVSRMYGEMGKTFAALDTWSFYVITSDELFEEHFGRKASKKRKLYNGNMKVDYYQFFGPKPPRPSLVPPAE, encoded by the coding sequence ATGCAAAAAGTGGAATTGATCGCTACGGCGACATTTGGATTGGAATCTGTGGTAGCAGAAGAGGTAAAAGCGCTTGGCTACACGGATGTACAGGTGGAAAACGGCAAGGTGACATTTACCGCAGATATTTCTGCGATACCGCGAACAAATTTATGGTTACGAACAGCCGACCGGGTGCGTCTAAAGATTGGGGAGTTCCAAGCGTCTACGTTTGACGAGCTTTTTGAAAAGACCAAGGCTTTGCCATGGGCGGATTGGATCACGGAGGACGCTGCTTTTCCGGTGGAGGGCAAGTCTGTCAAATCTACCCTGTTCAGTGTTCCTGACTGTCAGGCGATCGTCAAAAAGGCAGTGGTCGAGAGTCTGAAACAGACGTACAAGCGGGACTGGTTTGAGGAGCAGGGGCCATTGTACAAGATTGAGGTGGCGCTGCTGAAGGATGTAGCTACACTGACGATCGACACATCAGGGCCGGGATTACATAAGCGTGGCTACCGTGAGCTGATCGGTACGGCGCCGCTCAAGGAAACAATGGCTGCAGCGCTGATCTTGCTGTCCCGCTGGAAGCCGGATCGCGTTTTCATGGACCCGTTCTGCGGCTCCGGTACCATTCCGATCGAGGCGGCATTGATCGGACAGAATATCGCGCCAGGCATGAACCGGGAGTTTGTCTCGGAGAGCTGGCCGACCATTCCGAAGGCAGCTTGGCGGGAGGCTCGGGCGGAGACTCACGATTTGGCTCGCTATGATCAAAAGCTGGAGATCATCGGTACGGATATCGATGAGGAGATTCTGAAGATCGCCCGCAGAAACGCGTCAGAGGCAGGGGTCGACGAGCTAATCCACTTCCAGCGCATGGACGTGCGTGATATCCGCACCAAGAAAAAATACGGCTATCTGATCTGCAATCCGCCGTACGGGGAACGCTTGGGTGAGTGGAAGCAAGTCAGCCGAATGTACGGGGAAATGGGCAAAACCTTTGCCGCCTTGGATACGTGGTCTTTCTACGTCATCACGTCTGACGAATTGTTTGAAGAACATTTTGGACGGAAAGCGAGCAAAAAGCGGAAGCTCTACAACGGAAACATGAAGGTCGATTACTACCAGTTTTTCGGACCAAAACCGCCTCGCCCGTCGTTGGTTCCCCCTGCCGAATAA
- a CDS encoding Fpg/Nei family DNA glycosylase — MPELPEMETYRRLLQQQIVGLTITDTHVEREKTINMSPDPFAQILHGSRFTLIDRRGKHLLLHLENSHVLLLHLMLGGFLYLGTAEDKLSRTSQVTLSIGNRILYFHGLRLGYLHLLTSEQIDERLSELGPEPLAPSFTPAQFSQQLSGKRGILKTALVDQHWLAGIGNCYSDEICFHAGILPTRRIPTLTSEEVTRLYHSMQAVLKEAMQYGGYMETPLYKGDGLTGGFNDRCRVYDRGGEPCLRCGHAIALDKLSSRKVFFCTHCQN, encoded by the coding sequence ATGCCCGAATTGCCTGAGATGGAGACTTATCGCAGACTTCTGCAGCAGCAGATCGTCGGATTGACCATAACCGATACCCATGTTGAACGGGAAAAGACCATCAACATGTCTCCGGATCCATTTGCGCAAATCTTGCACGGAAGCAGGTTCACGCTCATCGATCGGCGCGGCAAGCATCTGCTGCTTCATTTGGAAAACAGCCATGTCCTGCTCCTCCATTTGATGCTGGGCGGTTTTCTCTATCTAGGCACAGCGGAGGACAAGCTGTCGCGAACCTCGCAGGTGACGCTGTCTATAGGCAACCGCATTCTTTATTTTCACGGGCTGCGACTTGGGTACCTGCATCTGTTGACGTCCGAGCAAATCGATGAAAGACTATCCGAGCTGGGGCCCGAACCGCTCGCCCCCTCCTTTACGCCGGCTCAATTCTCCCAGCAGCTGTCCGGCAAGCGAGGTATCCTCAAGACAGCTCTGGTCGACCAGCATTGGCTCGCCGGGATCGGAAACTGCTACTCGGATGAGATCTGCTTTCATGCAGGGATCTTGCCCACGCGGCGCATCCCCACTCTCACATCTGAAGAAGTGACGCGTCTCTACCACTCGATGCAAGCAGTCTTGAAAGAAGCCATGCAATACGGCGGGTATATGGAGACTCCTCTCTACAAAGGCGACGGACTGACAGGCGGCTTCAATGACCGCTGCCGGGTATACGACAGAGGAGGAGAGCCGTGCCTACGCTGCGGACACGCCATCGCACTAGACAAGCTCTCCTCCCGAAAAGTCTTTTTCTGTACGCACTGTCAGAACTAG